Proteins from a single region of candidate division KSB1 bacterium:
- a CDS encoding PEGA domain-containing protein yields MKKYHVDRGDLQTVVENILENPPPQMIFNWGEHSAERRLVLSLLAEFSEQPGAFLSAHEIRRGITKNKLELVIGHAQLNSVLAELFQDEYVLQKDHKYGFRLDLFRRWIRHDHNIWQVKKEIGTEELARITKPAEQQEVKRKRARIVVERGMMVLAACVAVYYGFLYFFSSQRKVMITANGGPFSVEIDGVLAGTTRGQEDSTKFVAHELRKGKEYEIEITHLISRESKREKVEITEDNQEIRFDFREHPLTIVSDAARMKGKLGGLELPIKNQPESWHYTFYATAGTYPLVVWASQNGSSSIDTMLTIPAQNDTIRLDFPDLVIITLKANLSFTYQFVRNRLKIEKRKIAEAWSVDSTVVTLRGCSKGSYYFTFTNSRTGQAIAREKSITRDDTIEVNFGDNVIITLRANAPFIYKTVHEKSKKVFESQASAFKHFIEGCPQGWYQFAFTDPQTGQTITRKQFIQKNETININFPVPPTTRLRINTEPSDAEVILNGKPTGRITPYLEYHSKGPYTIELVKPGYDTLDVMIFLNTDTTITKKLVAQNGYLIVAVNARDGGAALRDAKIYVKKAGESQEQYLGEAGKLANQPAELQVGSYIMRIVRDGFNDHRGEITVRKGKTEKLQVELTKQ; encoded by the coding sequence GTGAAAAAATATCACGTGGACAGGGGGGATTTGCAGACGGTTGTTGAAAACATTTTGGAAAATCCGCCGCCGCAGATGATTTTCAACTGGGGCGAGCATTCCGCCGAGCGCAGGCTCGTGCTGTCGCTACTGGCAGAATTTTCCGAACAGCCGGGGGCTTTCTTGTCGGCACACGAGATTCGTCGAGGCATCACGAAAAACAAGCTCGAGCTGGTCATCGGCCATGCGCAGCTCAATTCGGTTTTAGCCGAGCTTTTTCAAGACGAGTATGTTTTGCAAAAAGATCACAAGTACGGCTTTCGGCTCGATTTGTTCCGGCGGTGGATCCGGCACGATCACAACATCTGGCAGGTGAAGAAAGAAATCGGGACAGAAGAATTGGCGCGCATTACCAAGCCTGCCGAGCAGCAGGAGGTCAAGCGAAAAAGAGCCAGAATCGTGGTGGAACGCGGCATGATGGTTTTAGCCGCCTGCGTTGCGGTCTACTATGGATTTCTATATTTTTTCAGCTCGCAAAGAAAAGTGATGATCACAGCCAACGGCGGCCCTTTCAGCGTTGAGATCGATGGCGTTTTGGCGGGAACGACGAGGGGGCAAGAAGATTCAACGAAGTTTGTCGCCCATGAGCTGCGAAAAGGAAAAGAATATGAGATTGAAATCACCCATTTGATTTCCCGAGAATCCAAGCGAGAAAAAGTTGAAATCACCGAGGACAATCAAGAGATACGATTTGACTTTCGCGAACATCCTTTAACCATTGTTTCGGATGCCGCTCGCATGAAAGGGAAGCTGGGCGGCCTCGAGCTTCCAATCAAGAATCAACCGGAGTCCTGGCATTACACGTTCTATGCTACCGCTGGTACTTATCCGTTGGTAGTTTGGGCTTCGCAAAATGGTTCAAGTTCGATTGATACCATGCTTACAATTCCTGCCCAAAACGATACTATTCGTCTTGATTTTCCGGATCTCGTTATCATTACCCTAAAAGCCAATTTGTCTTTCACCTACCAATTTGTACGGAATCGCTTGAAAATAGAAAAAAGAAAAATTGCTGAAGCTTGGTCCGTGGATTCAACTGTGGTTACTTTGCGAGGATGCTCTAAAGGCTCTTATTATTTTACCTTCACGAACTCCCGCACTGGCCAGGCCATTGCGAGGGAAAAGTCCATAACAAGAGACGATACGATTGAAGTTAATTTCGGTGATAACGTCATCATTACCCTGCGCGCCAATGCCCCATTTATCTATAAAACTGTTCATGAAAAAAGTAAAAAAGTGTTTGAAAGCCAAGCTTCGGCTTTCAAACACTTTATAGAAGGATGCCCGCAAGGCTGGTATCAATTTGCCTTCACCGACCCTCAAACTGGCCAAACAATTACCAGAAAACAGTTTATTCAAAAAAACGAAACGATTAATATCAATTTCCCTGTTCCGCCAACAACTCGCTTGCGGATTAACACAGAGCCTAGTGATGCCGAGGTTATTTTGAATGGTAAGCCGACGGGCCGCATAACTCCTTATTTGGAATATCATTCAAAAGGCCCATACACAATTGAATTGGTCAAACCAGGATACGATACGCTGGACGTCATGATTTTTTTGAACACCGACACAACCATCACCAAAAAGTTGGTCGCCCAAAACGGCTATCTGATCGTTGCCGTTAATGCCAGGGATGGCGGCGCGGCTTTGCGGGATGCAAAAATCTACGTCAAGAAAGCCGGTGAAAGCCAAGAGCAGTATTTGGGCGAAGCCGGTAAATTGGCGAATCAGCCCGCTGAGCTGCAGGTGGGCAGTTATATTATGCGGATTGTACGCGACGGCTTCAATGATCACAGAGGGGAAATTACTGTTAGAAAAGGCAAGACGGAAAAGCTTCAAGTTGAATTGACGAAACAATAA